From Chelatococcus sp. YT9, a single genomic window includes:
- a CDS encoding HdeD family acid-resistance protein: MTQAGHAGASPSLGAAIGEVRSKWGWFVALGAGLILLGVIALANLFLATVATIFYIGAMMLIGGIVEIVHAFQVKTWGRFFYWLLSGAFYALAGVIAFYNPLLASAALTLLLAVMLVVAGIFRIWVGFAARPESGWGWIVATGVLTLAVGILVYAAWPGNSLVLLGAILAIDLIFQGVGFISFGMMLRARR, from the coding sequence ATGACACAGGCTGGACATGCAGGAGCTTCCCCCTCTCTTGGTGCTGCCATCGGGGAAGTTCGTAGTAAATGGGGCTGGTTTGTTGCACTCGGCGCAGGATTGATCCTGCTCGGTGTCATCGCACTTGCCAATCTCTTCCTCGCGACGGTCGCAACGATCTTCTATATCGGCGCGATGATGCTGATCGGGGGTATCGTGGAGATTGTGCACGCGTTCCAGGTCAAGACCTGGGGGCGCTTCTTCTATTGGCTTCTCAGCGGGGCGTTCTATGCACTTGCTGGCGTGATTGCCTTTTATAATCCCCTGCTAGCGTCGGCCGCGCTGACATTGCTGCTTGCTGTTATGCTGGTGGTCGCGGGCATCTTCCGCATTTGGGTCGGATTTGCCGCACGCCCGGAGAGCGGCTGGGGCTGGATTGTCGCGACCGGTGTTCTTACGCTCGCCGTGGGCATTCTTGTCTACGCTGCTTGGCCCGGCAACAGTCTCGTTCTGCTGGGAGCTATTCTCGCGATTGATCTTATCTTCCAAGGCGTGGGCTTCATCAGCTTCGGCATGATGTTGCGAGCGCGGCGCTGA